In one window of Kosmotoga pacifica DNA:
- a CDS encoding Mut7-C RNAse domain-containing protein: MRFLADRMLGKLAKKLRILGFDTLYFNEISEEDLLKIVLEENRVLLTRDREFHAKAVKAGSRSFLLKSNYWQGQLRAVFQRFKLQPEFFKPFSRCSKCNAELEKVDPDDIKTKVPDYVFFTQVEFLRCTGCGQIYWKGTHVPRIINALSDFINEGGHHDDR; the protein is encoded by the coding sequence ATGAGATTTTTAGCCGATAGGATGCTCGGTAAGCTTGCGAAAAAGCTGAGGATTTTGGGATTCGATACTCTATATTTTAACGAGATAAGCGAAGAAGACCTGCTTAAAATTGTTCTCGAAGAGAATAGAGTATTGTTGACCCGGGATAGGGAGTTTCATGCGAAAGCAGTAAAAGCAGGCAGCCGGAGCTTCTTGTTGAAATCCAATTACTGGCAGGGTCAGCTGCGAGCAGTATTCCAGAGATTCAAATTGCAGCCGGAATTCTTCAAGCCTTTCAGTCGATGCTCTAAATGTAATGCTGAACTGGAAAAAGTTGATCCTGATGACATAAAAACCAAGGTTCCGGATTATGTCTTCTTTACTCAGGTGGAATTTCTACGCTGCACTGGTTGTGGGCAGATCTACTGGAAGGGCACTCACGTTCCCAGAATAATTAATGCTCTCAGTGATTTTATCAATGAAGGTGGCCACCATGATGATCGATAA
- the trmB gene encoding tRNA (guanosine(46)-N7)-methyltransferase TrmB, whose amino-acid sequence MNVNVDTLKYFIDPASMSLPVDTKNIFGKDRELFLEVGFGNGEFLVEMAENHPEYNFFGLELSLISLVKVQKQLYKKGLENVRVALVDARFGVRELFSRESFSGFYMNFPCPWPKKSHARKRLNDREFLTSIAAILKKDGFFQLYTDDDNFAMDFKRSAEATGCFKDIELVKNPQMGVNTRYEQKWKKENRDIFRVYGVKVMTPNIEKITGGEEMPHSWIGGVIDIDNLKKIINERFSENGTTYIYKNIYLDLFNERYLVETIAVDGDFEQKFYIEVKRKSKKDAWIVRLNGHGLPYRTKAVKRAVYGLAEILKKGE is encoded by the coding sequence ATGAATGTGAATGTAGATACTCTCAAATACTTCATAGACCCGGCATCAATGAGCCTTCCTGTTGATACAAAGAACATATTCGGAAAAGATAGAGAATTGTTTTTAGAAGTGGGTTTTGGGAACGGTGAGTTTCTGGTAGAAATGGCCGAAAATCACCCAGAATACAACTTTTTCGGCCTTGAACTCTCGCTTATTTCCCTGGTCAAAGTACAAAAGCAGCTCTATAAGAAAGGGCTTGAAAACGTTCGCGTGGCGCTGGTTGATGCACGGTTTGGAGTGAGAGAACTGTTTTCCAGGGAAAGTTTTTCTGGTTTTTACATGAATTTCCCCTGTCCCTGGCCGAAGAAGAGTCATGCACGCAAACGTCTGAATGATAGGGAATTTCTCACCAGCATTGCTGCTATATTGAAGAAAGATGGCTTTTTCCAGCTCTATACCGATGACGATAATTTCGCTATGGATTTTAAACGAAGCGCGGAAGCGACAGGCTGTTTCAAAGATATCGAATTAGTAAAGAATCCCCAAATGGGTGTAAATACGCGTTATGAACAAAAATGGAAAAAGGAAAATCGTGATATCTTTCGGGTGTATGGTGTAAAAGTTATGACACCAAATATCGAGAAAATTACTGGAGGTGAGGAAATGCCTCATAGCTGGATTGGTGGCGTAATTGACATAGATAATCTCAAAAAAATAATAAACGAACGCTTTAGTGAAAATGGAACAACCTATATTTACAAAAATATCTACCTCGATCTGTTCAATGAGCGATATCTAGTTGAAACCATAGCCGTTGATGGAGATTTTGAACAGAAGTTCTACATTGAGGTTAAAAGAAAGTCCAAAAAGGATGCGTGGATTGTAAGACTAAATGGTCACGGTCTTCCGTACAGAACAAAGGCTGTGAAGCGTGCTGTTTACGGTCTGGCGGAAATCCTCAAAAAGGGGGAGTGA
- the rsmD gene encoding 16S rRNA (guanine(966)-N(2))-methyltransferase RsmD: MLTITGGIYKGRKVETTPREVTRYTPQMARKAYFDILDVEEKSFLDLFSGSGVMGIEALSRGALKVTFVDSSIIACRTIKKNLRTLRASENNVEIFCRDFRRIIPRLEAEGRKYDLVFADPPFERAYFEQLLTNFTTHCVINTEGTVTIEAPGNAREIIEKKTRESKLRLDDIRKYGGIYLYFLKVRT; encoded by the coding sequence ATGCTGACGATAACGGGCGGTATCTACAAAGGTAGGAAAGTAGAAACGACACCGCGCGAGGTGACGAGATATACACCGCAGATGGCTAGAAAGGCTTACTTCGACATTCTGGATGTAGAGGAAAAGAGCTTCCTTGACCTTTTCTCTGGAAGCGGGGTCATGGGTATTGAGGCTTTGAGCAGAGGGGCACTGAAAGTGACATTTGTGGACAGTTCAATTATTGCCTGCAGAACTATAAAGAAGAACCTCAGAACCCTTAGGGCTTCAGAAAACAATGTTGAAATTTTTTGTCGGGATTTCAGAAGAATCATTCCTCGTCTTGAAGCTGAAGGTCGAAAGTACGATCTGGTGTTTGCCGATCCCCCTTTTGAAAGGGCTTATTTCGAACAACTTCTCACCAACTTCACCACACACTGTGTGATAAATACGGAAGGTACTGTGACTATTGAAGCGCCAGGAAACGCCAGGGAAATAATTGAGAAAAAAACGCGTGAATCAAAGTTGAGATTAGATGATATAAGGAAATATGGTGGTATCTATCTGTACTTTCTGAAGGTGAGGACATGA
- a CDS encoding NAD(P)H-dependent glycerol-3-phosphate dehydrogenase has product MKISVIGAGSWGTAMSKVLSDSGHEVLLWVREKELLELLNEQRRSYYIEDLTLPEGIRFTGDIHECFEFSNLLFNAVPVQYIRSVFGRLNLEDKTVVNLSKGIELVSLKRPSEIFKELGTFRVVTISGPSYADEVAREIPTTVVSAAENIQDARFVRDIFRTNYFRVYSSDDLVGVEISGALKNVIAIAAGIIDGLGGWYNTKASLITRATVEFIRLGSRLGAKPGTFGGLAGIGDLIVTCTGKYSRNRAVGEELAKGKKIEEILKNKKTVAEGVPTCKAIFELSKRLNVELPISIEVYRVIYEEKDPRIAIEELMTRKQKDEISWLQNL; this is encoded by the coding sequence ATGAAGATCTCTGTTATAGGAGCTGGTAGTTGGGGAACAGCAATGTCCAAAGTACTTTCTGATAGCGGTCACGAAGTTTTACTCTGGGTTCGGGAAAAGGAGCTTCTGGAGCTGCTCAATGAACAACGTAGGTCCTACTATATAGAGGATTTAACCTTACCTGAGGGGATAAGGTTCACCGGGGATATTCATGAGTGCTTTGAATTTTCAAACCTGTTGTTCAATGCTGTTCCAGTTCAGTATATAAGAAGTGTGTTCGGTAGACTTAACCTCGAAGATAAGACGGTTGTTAACCTGTCAAAGGGAATAGAGTTGGTTTCATTGAAGAGACCTTCAGAAATCTTCAAAGAGCTGGGAACTTTTCGAGTCGTGACTATTTCAGGTCCGAGCTATGCTGACGAAGTCGCGAGAGAAATCCCGACAACCGTTGTTTCAGCCGCTGAAAATATCCAAGACGCGAGATTCGTACGAGACATTTTCAGAACGAATTATTTTCGTGTTTACAGCAGTGACGATCTTGTGGGTGTCGAGATCTCTGGGGCGCTCAAGAATGTAATAGCCATAGCAGCAGGAATCATTGATGGTCTGGGAGGCTGGTATAACACTAAAGCTTCTCTGATAACCAGGGCCACCGTTGAGTTCATCAGGCTCGGAAGCCGTTTGGGGGCAAAACCCGGGACTTTTGGAGGTCTGGCTGGCATCGGTGATCTCATCGTTACCTGTACAGGCAAATACAGTAGAAACAGAGCCGTTGGAGAGGAACTCGCCAAAGGAAAGAAAATCGAAGAAATTCTAAAAAACAAAAAAACAGTTGCTGAAGGTGTTCCAACGTGCAAAGCTATCTTCGAACTTTCAAAACGATTGAATGTGGAACTGCCTATTTCCATCGAAGTTTATAGAGTAATTTACGAAGAGAAGGATCCTCGTATCGCCATAGAAGAACTGATGACAAGAAAGCAAAAAGATGAAATCAGCTGGCTGCAAAATCTGTAG
- the recG gene encoding ATP-dependent DNA helicase RecG: MLFEEFLIACEEQLEGFLASKLPPSALFEELKRLARYIDPEEFKSFPSLKEYLTPFLHYYSVFQNLPPERQRKRAENGFKMIQKMRKLFLLTRKEEIENLKFDRINSEASVKFARGVGEARAKLLQRFGIEKVRDLLWWLPRDYEDRRKIIPLSSIRPGEKVTLLAELLNYSIKRVKDYVIVTAVISDGFGQMLLKWFNQEYITKYLKKGARYLITGVPKKNPFGPYEMNSPEFEEISGEPKREILPIYSLTSGLTQKMMRRIIRKNLAVLKVFEEFIPQTFLEKRDLLPREHAMLAVHFPKSLYEVKKARERLSYEELFLFEVALLHNKEKLKHKNLGLSKRIAGELSRRFIEALPFKPTEDQLKAFNEIRDDLKSPMPMNRMLQGDVGSGKTLVAELAIIDNFEAGYQSAMMVPTSVLAIQQYDKLREDLSKIGIKVGLLVGSMKKSEQEAVKRALTLGEIDVIVGTHALIQENVNFKDLGLVIVDEQHRFGVRQREALMNKGNLVDTLVMTATPIPRTLALTAYGDLDISTIREMPPGRSPVRTLIITENRLPELYSFIRDEVAMGHQVFFIYPLIEESEIMDLKAATEAAEFLGKEVFPDIGVELLHGKMSDQEKSGIMERFKNKETMILVSTSVIEVGIDIPTATVMVIEHPERFGLAQLHQLRGRVGRSALKSYCILVLNRGLSSEATERLRKFASTSDGFKVAEIDLRLRGPGEFMGTRQHGLPDFKVADIVRDSKLLFCAREDATELIETDPELKQHPGIKKEILERFGEKISLIEVG, translated from the coding sequence ATGCTGTTTGAAGAGTTCCTTATTGCCTGCGAGGAACAGCTTGAAGGCTTCCTTGCAAGTAAACTCCCCCCTTCAGCTCTCTTCGAAGAGCTAAAGCGACTTGCGCGTTATATAGATCCCGAAGAATTCAAATCTTTTCCTTCTCTCAAAGAATATCTCACCCCCTTTTTGCATTATTACTCGGTATTTCAGAATTTACCCCCCGAAAGACAACGCAAGAGAGCAGAAAACGGCTTCAAAATGATTCAAAAAATGCGAAAACTGTTTTTGCTGACGAGGAAAGAAGAAATCGAAAATCTAAAATTCGACAGAATTAACTCTGAAGCGAGCGTAAAGTTTGCAAGAGGTGTTGGAGAAGCACGAGCTAAATTGTTACAGCGTTTTGGCATTGAAAAAGTTAGAGACCTGCTCTGGTGGCTGCCAAGGGATTATGAGGATAGACGTAAAATTATCCCTTTGTCTTCGATTCGTCCGGGTGAAAAGGTTACGCTCCTTGCTGAACTGCTGAATTACTCCATCAAGAGGGTAAAAGATTATGTGATCGTGACCGCCGTTATTTCCGACGGATTCGGACAGATGCTCCTAAAATGGTTTAATCAGGAGTACATAACTAAGTATCTCAAAAAAGGTGCGCGATATCTTATTACTGGAGTCCCAAAGAAGAATCCTTTTGGTCCATATGAAATGAACTCTCCCGAGTTTGAAGAAATAAGTGGTGAACCAAAACGCGAAATATTACCGATATATAGTTTAACTAGCGGACTCACACAGAAAATGATGCGCCGTATCATTCGAAAGAATCTCGCGGTACTGAAGGTTTTTGAAGAGTTTATTCCGCAAACATTTCTTGAAAAGAGAGATCTGCTTCCAAGGGAACATGCAATGCTGGCGGTCCACTTTCCAAAAAGCCTTTACGAGGTAAAAAAAGCCAGGGAAAGACTTTCTTATGAAGAACTTTTCCTCTTCGAGGTGGCACTCCTTCATAACAAGGAGAAGTTGAAACACAAGAACCTTGGATTGAGTAAGCGAATAGCTGGCGAGCTATCCAGACGTTTTATAGAAGCACTTCCATTCAAACCTACCGAAGATCAGCTAAAAGCCTTTAATGAAATTAGAGATGATTTGAAATCGCCAATGCCTATGAACAGAATGCTTCAAGGAGATGTTGGTTCAGGAAAGACCCTTGTCGCGGAATTGGCTATCATTGACAATTTTGAAGCGGGTTATCAGAGTGCTATGATGGTCCCCACCTCGGTGTTAGCTATACAACAGTATGACAAATTGCGTGAAGATCTTAGCAAAATCGGCATTAAAGTAGGGCTTCTTGTCGGATCCATGAAGAAGAGCGAACAGGAAGCAGTTAAAAGAGCACTCACACTGGGGGAGATCGATGTTATTGTAGGCACACACGCCCTAATTCAGGAGAACGTTAATTTCAAAGATCTGGGTCTCGTAATAGTAGATGAACAACACAGATTCGGTGTTAGACAGCGTGAAGCGCTCATGAACAAGGGGAATCTGGTGGATACCCTTGTTATGACAGCCACCCCCATTCCGAGAACCCTTGCTCTTACAGCATATGGTGATCTCGATATTTCGACCATCCGCGAAATGCCGCCCGGCAGATCTCCCGTTAGAACCCTGATAATAACGGAAAACAGGCTTCCGGAACTGTATTCTTTCATACGCGATGAAGTGGCGATGGGGCACCAGGTATTTTTCATTTATCCCCTTATCGAAGAGTCTGAAATAATGGACTTGAAAGCGGCGACAGAAGCCGCTGAGTTTCTCGGTAAGGAGGTCTTCCCGGATATAGGAGTAGAACTTCTACACGGAAAAATGAGTGATCAGGAGAAGAGCGGGATCATGGAGCGCTTCAAAAACAAAGAAACAATGATACTCGTATCGACTTCTGTGATAGAAGTTGGTATAGATATCCCGACGGCTACGGTTATGGTGATAGAACATCCAGAAAGATTTGGATTGGCACAGCTCCACCAGTTGCGTGGCAGAGTGGGAAGGAGTGCGCTGAAGTCGTATTGTATCCTTGTGTTGAACAGAGGTCTTTCCAGCGAAGCCACGGAAAGGTTGAGGAAATTCGCCTCGACAAGCGACGGTTTTAAAGTGGCAGAAATTGATTTGAGACTGAGGGGACCAGGAGAATTCATGGGGACGAGACAACATGGACTTCCCGATTTCAAAGTAGCAGATATCGTTCGTGACAGTAAATTGCTGTTTTGTGCTCGTGAAGATGCAACTGAACTAATAGAAACCGATCCTGAACTCAAACAACACCCCGGGATAAAGAAAGAGATCCTCGAGCGCTTTGGTGAAAAAATCTCGCTTATAGAGGTGGGATAA
- the hpt gene encoding hypoxanthine phosphoribosyltransferase, producing the protein MDIEPSMLKVLFTKEEIIETVKRLAKEITEYYAPLTDEITAVCILKGSVHFYSDLLKELDLKVRYNFVHVSSYSGTTTTGKVRVKTWVDESLTGKYVLLVEDIVDTGNTLRYIINYIWKQRPADVKLVSLLEKTVHEHGVEIDFVGQKIDDKFVIGYGLDYDEFYRNLPYIGYVPKKEG; encoded by the coding sequence ATGGACATAGAGCCCTCCATGTTGAAGGTTCTCTTCACGAAGGAGGAAATTATTGAAACTGTCAAAAGACTTGCAAAGGAAATAACGGAATATTATGCTCCACTAACCGACGAAATCACAGCTGTATGTATCCTGAAAGGTTCCGTTCACTTTTACAGTGATCTTCTTAAAGAACTCGACTTGAAAGTTAGATACAACTTTGTTCACGTCTCGAGTTACTCCGGGACAACCACAACGGGCAAAGTACGGGTCAAAACGTGGGTGGATGAGTCATTGACAGGAAAGTATGTCCTGCTTGTGGAGGACATAGTTGACACTGGAAATACGCTTCGATACATTATAAACTACATTTGGAAACAGCGGCCTGCGGATGTGAAGCTCGTTTCTCTTCTCGAAAAGACAGTTCATGAGCATGGTGTGGAGATCGATTTTGTTGGTCAAAAAATCGACGATAAGTTTGTCATTGGTTATGGGCTTGATTATGACGAATTCTACAGAAATCTTCCCTACATCGGTTATGTACCGAAGAAAGAAGGGTAA